The DNA region AAATTTATAAACGCTTGTAAAAGACTTAGTTTTTGGTGAGAATAATGAGGAGGAGCAGAGTAGTTGGGATAATTTTTCTCGTGCTCCTAATTTTGCCAATGGCTGCTGCTGAAGATGAATATGAAAACGATGAAGCTCAATTTGCGGGGTTGGCAGAGGCTGGCTTCATAATAATAACTGCTGGAATACTTTTCTACTCCATAATCAAGAGGACGCCTTTTATAGACTACAAAAAGGGCAGCTTTTCCATAAACCTAAACCACGAAATGCCATTTTTAGAAGTCAGAGCTCCTTTGTATCCACTCGATATACACCACTTCTTAGTGGTCTTAGGCTCTCTCCTGACCATACCCCACTTCATATCATGCCAAGACTACAGTACGCCATTTGGTCTAACCGGCCTTTTGCTGGGTTTTGCATTGCTCATTGAGAACGCAAGCGGCTTCTATGGGCGCTACTTACATGCAAAGGTCGAAAGGCTGAGGAGAGAAGTTAGCAGTCCTTATCTAAAAGAAGCCCTAAAAAAGTTTAGGAGGTGGAGGGAACTGCACATCGTTTGGACCGTCGTCATGTATTTAATCCTAGCACTCCACCTCGTTTTTGTGGACTAATCCTTCAAAGTCCTTATACCTTGCATTTTTACACTCAGTTTTGGCTCTTTTTCATACGCTTTAACCATTAAGCGGAGACCGAATATCAAATAGCCCAGCTGCAGAATTAATCTTCCCCACTCCATTTTTGTGGAGTACCCAAAGAGCACCGCGAATATTGAGCCTATAGCTCCTTTATGAGACCAGATGCTGTCTTTAGGAATTCCCAAGTCATAAGCGGTTTGAGCAAACCAGCCTAAGCTTAGTCCCTCTTCTTCGGCAAACTCAATCAGCTCATGCGTTCCATAGCCCAAAAGCCCCGCTGCAACGAATATTAAGAGTATTGAGCTGTAGTAAAAGAAAGTCCTGAGGTTTATCTTCATTCCAATGCCGTAGATAAGGTAAGCCAAGCCTAAAGCTCCAGCCAGTCCTAAAATCAAGCCCAATAGAGTGCCGCTTAAGTCTTGAGTTGCAAACGGTGTTAAAAAGAGTACAGTCTCTAAGCCTTCTCTAAAGACCACTATGAACGTGAAAGCTGTCAAAGCCAAAGGATTTATTGCCTGAGACACTTTACTCTCTATCTCAGCTTTTATGTTTCTGCCCTTAGTTGCCATCCAGTATATCA from Palaeococcus pacificus DY20341 includes:
- a CDS encoding FTR1 family iron permease, translated to MNVGAFLITFREALEAAIIVAIIFAYLKRTERNEQIKNVWTGVGLSVLASVILGGLILKIYGGLEEKELFEGLASYLAVVVLTSMIYWMATKGRNIKAEIESKVSQAINPLALTAFTFIVVFREGLETVLFLTPFATQDLSGTLLGLILGLAGALGLAYLIYGIGMKINLRTFFYYSSILLIFVAAGLLGYGTHELIEFAEEEGLSLGWFAQTAYDLGIPKDSIWSHKGAIGSIFAVLFGYSTKMEWGRLILQLGYLIFGLRLMVKAYEKEPKLSVKMQGIRTLKD